Proteins encoded by one window of Streptacidiphilus sp. PB12-B1b:
- a CDS encoding TetR family transcriptional regulator: MTKDEPSGRAGAAKPPMRDSLVTAAFRLFAERGFEQTTIDDIVALAGVGRRSFFRYFPSKESVVFPDHEGCLEEMNAYLADGAGDAEDPVDRVCDAARLVLRMYAADPAFSVRRYRLTRQVPALRAHELSVVWRYERALAAYLRTRFAARSDGRLRADVVAAAVVAAHNNALRAWLRSGAGYEPEGAVDEALQYVARAWGDRSARPAAAEGEPEEVVVMVARRGTPMWRVVRDVQAAVDAS; encoded by the coding sequence ATGACCAAGGACGAACCCTCCGGCCGTGCGGGTGCGGCCAAGCCGCCCATGCGCGACTCCCTCGTCACGGCGGCCTTCCGGCTGTTCGCCGAGCGCGGCTTCGAGCAGACCACGATCGACGACATCGTGGCCCTGGCCGGCGTGGGCCGGCGCTCGTTCTTCCGCTACTTCCCGTCCAAGGAGTCGGTGGTCTTCCCGGACCACGAGGGCTGCCTGGAGGAGATGAACGCCTACCTGGCGGACGGCGCCGGGGACGCCGAGGACCCGGTCGACCGGGTCTGCGACGCGGCCCGGCTGGTGCTGCGGATGTACGCCGCGGATCCGGCCTTCTCGGTGCGCCGCTACCGGCTGACCCGGCAGGTCCCGGCGCTGCGCGCGCACGAGCTGTCCGTGGTCTGGCGCTACGAGCGGGCGCTGGCGGCCTATCTGCGCACCCGTTTCGCGGCCCGCTCGGACGGCAGGCTGCGGGCCGACGTGGTGGCCGCAGCGGTGGTGGCCGCGCACAACAACGCGCTGCGGGCCTGGCTGCGCTCGGGCGCGGGCTACGAGCCGGAGGGCGCGGTGGACGAGGCGCTGCAGTACGTCGCCCGGGCCTGGGGCGACCGGAGCGCCCGCCCGGCCGCCGCGGAGGGCGAGCCGGAGGAGGTGGTGGTGATGGTCGCCCGGCGCGGCACGCCGATGTGGCGGGTGGTGCGGGACGTCCAGGCGGCGGTCGATGCCAGCTGA
- a CDS encoding universal stress protein produces MNRPYTPGSPVVAGVDGSPLAERALDLAADTAAMREAELHIVHAVSGAKLRRAGQDPEQAETAARVPAVDLLAAYADRARERCPGLVVTTELVTEGPVAGLVERSERAALVVVGSRGMNRFASLVLGSVSQALVAHARCPVTVVRPTPDGGAAPEQGPVVVGVASDEDAAPVEFAFAEAERRGAPVHAIRTWMAPQVYPGHMAVPPDEEAERNLREAEELEAALAAARKAYPEVPVATAVGLDEPEAALVAASEPAGLVVVGARRHRGVLALPLGRVTSRVLHHAHCPVVVVPV; encoded by the coding sequence ATGAACCGCCCCTACACCCCCGGATCGCCCGTCGTCGCGGGCGTCGACGGCTCCCCGCTCGCCGAGCGGGCCCTGGATCTGGCCGCCGACACGGCCGCGATGCGGGAGGCCGAACTGCACATCGTGCACGCGGTCAGCGGTGCCAAGCTGCGCCGCGCGGGCCAGGACCCGGAGCAGGCAGAGACCGCGGCCCGGGTGCCCGCCGTCGACCTGCTGGCGGCCTACGCCGACCGGGCCCGGGAGCGCTGCCCCGGCCTGGTGGTGACCACCGAGCTGGTCACCGAAGGCCCGGTGGCCGGGCTGGTGGAGCGCTCCGAGCGGGCCGCGCTGGTGGTGGTCGGCTCGCGGGGGATGAACCGGTTCGCCTCGCTGGTCCTCGGCTCGGTGAGCCAGGCGCTGGTCGCGCACGCGCGCTGCCCGGTGACCGTGGTGCGCCCCACCCCGGACGGCGGCGCGGCGCCCGAACAGGGCCCGGTCGTGGTCGGGGTCGCCTCCGACGAGGACGCCGCGCCGGTCGAGTTCGCCTTCGCCGAGGCCGAGCGCCGCGGCGCGCCGGTGCACGCCATCCGGACCTGGATGGCCCCCCAGGTGTACCCGGGGCACATGGCGGTCCCACCGGACGAGGAGGCCGAACGCAACCTGCGCGAGGCGGAGGAGCTGGAGGCGGCGCTGGCCGCCGCCCGCAAGGCGTACCCCGAGGTGCCGGTGGCCACCGCGGTGGGGCTGGACGAGCCGGAGGCCGCGCTGGTCGCCGCCTCGGAGCCGGCCGGCCTGGTGGTGGTCGGCGCGCGCCGCCACCGCGGCGTGCTCGCACTGCCGCTGGGGCGGGTCACCAGCCGGGTGCTGCACCACGCCCACTGCCCGGTCGTGGTCGTCCCGGTCTGA
- a CDS encoding Pr6Pr family membrane protein has protein sequence MARNPKAVGAVRIALGLLALVALAVGLDRDVHVHDGGNFLFYFTNLSNLFGAFVFLTGGAALLRGRPGLPALVRGASVLYLVITGLVFWTLLSDTITPETIVWQNDVVHGVMPVAFLLDWLLVPPTVRLALGRAAYWLVFPLVYLGVSLVRGPMVGWYPYDFLDPREPGGYAHVTTWSLIVTAVFVVFMLLLVAAGNRLRPGVRAAAADQA, from the coding sequence ATGGCACGTAACCCCAAGGCTGTGGGCGCAGTACGGATCGCGCTCGGGCTGCTCGCCCTGGTGGCGCTGGCGGTCGGACTCGACCGCGACGTCCACGTCCACGACGGCGGCAACTTCCTGTTCTACTTCACGAACCTGTCGAACCTCTTCGGCGCCTTCGTGTTCCTCACCGGCGGCGCGGCCCTGCTGCGCGGACGCCCCGGGCTGCCCGCGCTGGTGCGCGGCGCGTCCGTGCTCTACCTGGTCATCACCGGCCTGGTGTTCTGGACGCTGCTGTCCGACACCATCACGCCGGAGACCATCGTCTGGCAGAACGACGTCGTGCACGGGGTGATGCCGGTCGCGTTCCTGCTCGACTGGCTGCTGGTGCCGCCGACCGTCCGGCTCGCTCTCGGCCGGGCCGCGTACTGGCTGGTCTTCCCGCTGGTCTACCTCGGCGTGTCACTGGTCCGGGGCCCGATGGTGGGCTGGTACCCGTACGACTTCCTCGACCCGCGCGAACCCGGGGGATACGCGCACGTCACCACCTGGTCCCTGATCGTCACCGCGGTCTTCGTGGTCTTCATGCTGCTGCTGGTCGCCGCGGGCAACCGGCTGCGCCCCGGCGTCCGCGCCGCCGCCGCCGACCAGGCCTGA
- a CDS encoding ABC transporter ATP-binding protein, with the protein MRSTAPPRPLPPRSGAPGARADLRPADRLLRRVARRQPRWPLTLAAAVLAGTAATLALPITLARGVNGVLAGRSTGPCLPFFVTLAVLVAAETLTQLADPYTTAGATAFLRSAFVRHTLAAGPFAAELPSTGDLVARLTGSTAEAATAAPSVVYSLSQLALSVGAVVALGLLDPLLAVTFLVTAPACYLLVRGYLRRTTGLVVGYQQGQAAVAARLLDALAGIRTIAASGTVDAEIERVLQPVPQLSRSGRALWDGQRRIAWYTSLLAPATQVAVLAVAGYGVATGGFTPGGLVAALGYATVGLSFFGNAQSLLGLARARAGASRLASVLDRLLPTAGMLPLPPGPGRLEFRAVSVRRSGTTVLDRLELTVPAGQCLALVGRSGSGKSLLAALAGRLLDPDEGAVLLDGAPLERVDPRELRAAVAYAFADPRLCGATVEEAVAPVPETAATGQPEGEPASALVCEALRAMQAEPFVSRLPEGARTALDLAPMSGGERQRLGLARALAQALAAGSRLLVLDDATSSLDTAAEAQVGRALERLLGDRTRLVVTHRAGVAARADAVAWLEDGRVRAVAPHAELWHLADYRALFHHPED; encoded by the coding sequence ATGCGCAGCACCGCGCCGCCCCGGCCGCTCCCGCCGCGCTCCGGCGCTCCGGGGGCGCGCGCCGACCTGCGCCCGGCGGACCGGCTGCTGCGACGGGTCGCCCGGCGGCAGCCGCGGTGGCCGCTGACGCTGGCGGCGGCGGTACTGGCCGGGACGGCGGCCACGCTGGCCCTGCCGATCACCCTGGCCCGGGGCGTCAACGGCGTGCTGGCCGGTCGCAGCACCGGGCCCTGCCTGCCCTTCTTCGTGACGCTGGCGGTGCTGGTGGCGGCCGAGACCCTCACCCAGCTGGCCGACCCGTACACCACGGCCGGCGCCACCGCCTTCCTGCGCTCCGCGTTCGTCCGGCACACCCTGGCGGCCGGGCCGTTCGCTGCCGAACTCCCTTCCACCGGCGACCTGGTGGCCCGGCTGACCGGCAGCACCGCCGAAGCGGCCACCGCCGCGCCCTCGGTGGTCTACTCGCTCTCGCAACTCGCCCTGTCGGTGGGGGCGGTGGTCGCACTGGGGCTGCTCGATCCGTTGCTGGCGGTGACCTTCCTGGTCACCGCGCCCGCCTGCTACCTGCTGGTCCGGGGCTACCTGCGGCGCACCACCGGCCTGGTGGTGGGCTACCAGCAGGGCCAGGCGGCGGTCGCCGCACGGCTGCTGGACGCCCTGGCGGGCATCCGCACCATCGCCGCTTCCGGCACCGTGGACGCCGAGATCGAGCGGGTGCTCCAACCCGTGCCGCAACTGTCGCGCAGCGGACGGGCGTTGTGGGACGGCCAGCGCCGGATCGCCTGGTACACCTCGCTGCTGGCCCCGGCTACCCAGGTGGCGGTGCTGGCGGTGGCCGGGTACGGGGTCGCCACCGGCGGCTTCACCCCCGGCGGCCTGGTCGCCGCGCTCGGCTACGCCACCGTGGGGCTGAGCTTCTTCGGCAACGCGCAGAGCCTGCTGGGGCTGGCCCGGGCCCGGGCCGGGGCGTCCCGGCTGGCGTCGGTACTGGACCGGCTGCTGCCGACGGCGGGCATGCTGCCGCTGCCGCCGGGGCCGGGACGGCTGGAGTTCCGGGCGGTGAGCGTACGCCGCTCGGGCACGACCGTCCTGGACCGGCTGGAGCTGACCGTCCCGGCCGGGCAGTGCCTGGCCCTGGTCGGGCGCTCGGGCTCGGGCAAGTCGCTGCTGGCCGCGCTGGCGGGCCGACTGCTGGACCCGGACGAGGGCGCGGTCCTGCTGGACGGCGCACCGCTGGAGCGGGTCGACCCGAGGGAGCTGCGCGCCGCCGTCGCCTACGCCTTCGCCGACCCCCGGCTGTGCGGGGCAACCGTCGAGGAGGCGGTCGCCCCGGTCCCGGAAACCGCCGCAACCGGGCAGCCGGAGGGCGAACCGGCTTCGGCCCTGGTGTGCGAGGCGCTCCGGGCGATGCAGGCCGAGCCCTTCGTCAGCCGCCTGCCCGAGGGCGCGCGCACCGCCCTCGACTTGGCCCCCATGTCCGGCGGCGAACGCCAGCGTCTGGGCCTGGCACGGGCGTTGGCGCAGGCACTGGCGGCCGGCAGTCGACTGCTGGTGCTGGACGACGCGACCTCCAGCCTGGACACCGCCGCCGAGGCCCAGGTGGGCCGCGCCCTGGAGCGGCTGCTCGGGGACCGCACCCGGCTGGTGGTCACGCACCGGGCGGGCGTCGCCGCCCGCGCCGACGCCGTGGCCTGGCTGGAGGACGGCCGCGTCCGCGCCGTGGCCCCGCACGCCGAACTGTGGCACCTGGCGGACTACCGCGCGCTGTTCCACCACCCCGAGGACTGA
- a CDS encoding SapB/AmfS family lanthipeptide has translation MSILSLQALESPEESTEYQSVLSTLSAVNCTNSTVSTLLCL, from the coding sequence ATGTCCATCCTCAGCCTGCAGGCGCTCGAATCCCCCGAGGAGAGCACCGAGTACCAGTCCGTGCTCAGCACCCTGAGCGCCGTCAACTGCACCAACAGCACCGTCAGCACCCTGCTGTGCCTGTAG
- a CDS encoding ATP-grasp domain-containing protein: MATSLLLCGDPLRSTRCDPYLAGQAAAARALGAVVALLDHDALLAGDAAGAVRRVPRDLGPLWYRGWMIPSARYRELAEALAARGARLCTTAEQYRTAHELPGWYAAFAGATPAGSWLACEPFRAPAPEALARAAAALPAGPGIVKDYVKSRKHDWDDACYLPDLADTAAVHAVVSRFVELQEEWLAGGVVLRAFEPLRRDLGEARVWWLDGRPLLTTAHPDTPALRPEPELDGVQPLVAALGCRFVSTDLARHADGRWRVVEVGDGQVSELPQGLDPGVLLGPLLGAG; the protein is encoded by the coding sequence GTGGCCACCTCCCTGCTGCTCTGCGGCGACCCCCTGCGCTCCACCCGCTGCGACCCGTACCTCGCCGGGCAGGCCGCCGCCGCCCGGGCCCTGGGGGCCGTGGTGGCGCTGCTCGACCATGACGCCCTGCTCGCCGGGGACGCCGCCGGGGCGGTCCGCCGGGTGCCGCGCGACCTGGGCCCGCTGTGGTACCGGGGCTGGATGATCCCCTCCGCCCGCTACCGCGAGCTGGCCGAGGCGCTCGCCGCGCGCGGCGCCCGGCTGTGCACGACCGCCGAGCAGTACCGCACCGCCCACGAACTGCCCGGCTGGTACGCCGCCTTCGCCGGGGCGACCCCGGCCGGCAGCTGGCTGGCCTGCGAGCCGTTCCGGGCCCCCGCGCCGGAGGCCCTGGCCCGGGCCGCCGCCGCGCTCCCGGCCGGGCCCGGGATCGTCAAGGACTACGTGAAGTCCCGCAAGCACGACTGGGACGACGCCTGCTACCTGCCGGATCTGGCCGACACCGCGGCCGTGCACGCCGTGGTCTCCCGCTTCGTGGAGTTGCAGGAGGAGTGGCTGGCGGGCGGCGTGGTGCTGCGCGCCTTCGAGCCGCTGCGGCGCGACCTCGGGGAGGCCCGGGTGTGGTGGCTGGACGGCCGCCCGCTGCTGACCACGGCCCACCCCGACACCCCCGCGCTGCGGCCCGAACCCGAACTGGACGGCGTCCAACCGCTGGTGGCCGCGCTGGGCTGCCGGTTCGTCAGCACCGACCTGGCCCGGCACGCCGACGGCAGGTGGCGGGTGGTCGAGGTCGGCGACGGGCAGGTCAGTGAACTGCCCCAGGGGCTGGATCCGGGCGTGCTGCTGGGGCCGCTGCTGGGCGCCGGCTGA
- the lanKC gene encoding class III lanthionine synthetase LanKC: protein MMDMRYEAYSYADRLFYDSPVRWSAVEEFPAAVEPLPQGWLRNPQEVWVALHPVGQALPDQGWKIHVSACLGNAEEILAVVRAYCFEHRVAFKFLRSPALVQTQNGKYAARGSSGKFMALYPVDDEVLRRCLDDLGTALEGQPGPYILSDLRWGSGPLYLRYGGFTELYCRSETGELVLALREPSGRLRPDVRRAVFEVPPWAPVPEVLAPALAGHGTDSTAAFPYTIERALHFSNGGGIYLAVPLGGEQRVILKEARPHAGLDQRGEDAVCRLGRERDILRRLRGVDAVPEELGHLTAWEHDFLVQEYIEGVPLNLWFGQRYPLVHPDTDEHTVAAYREEALRVMAAVEEGLRAIHARGVVFGDLHPRNLIVRPDGRVAFIDFELASPADEFLRPALGAAGFAAPADVTGYAVDEYALAALRLWIFLPLVPLIALDPGKAPELARAARRRFGLTTEPGAPADPASGRQPERSARLELLLDGDPASWPHLRDSLAAAITASATPERADRLFPGDPGQFTHSPLGLAYGAAGVLYALSVAGAGADPEHVQWLVDAVGRERARPGLYLGSHGVAYALDLLGRGKEALNLLDQLLDRVAEDPGSDLAGGLPGVGLTLLHFAGSTGERGLLDAATDVADRLGGGPPPTAGGRAAAGLMRGGSGAALFFLRLFERTGDTGLLDLAREALDRDLARCVVAEDGTLQVDEGARVLPYLESGSAGIGAVLHDYLAYRPEEPWRQSLEQIRRAAEPEFVVQSGLFNGRAGLIAHLAQLQDGTARHRSVIRRHIQRLTWHMVPYQGHVAFPGEQLLRLSMDLATGSAGVLLGVGAALADVPALPFWTPSPAAR from the coding sequence ATGATGGACATGCGGTACGAGGCATACTCCTATGCCGACAGACTGTTCTACGACTCACCGGTCCGCTGGAGCGCGGTCGAGGAGTTCCCGGCGGCGGTCGAGCCGCTGCCGCAGGGCTGGCTGCGCAACCCGCAGGAGGTGTGGGTCGCCCTCCACCCGGTCGGACAGGCCCTGCCCGACCAGGGCTGGAAGATCCACGTCTCCGCCTGCCTGGGCAACGCCGAGGAGATCCTGGCCGTCGTCCGCGCCTACTGCTTCGAACACCGGGTGGCGTTCAAGTTCCTGCGCAGCCCGGCGCTGGTGCAGACGCAGAACGGCAAGTACGCCGCCCGAGGCTCCAGCGGCAAGTTCATGGCCCTCTACCCGGTCGACGACGAGGTCCTGCGCCGATGTCTGGACGACCTGGGCACCGCACTGGAGGGGCAGCCGGGACCGTACATCCTCAGCGACCTGCGCTGGGGCAGCGGTCCGCTGTACCTGCGCTACGGCGGATTCACCGAGCTGTACTGCCGCTCCGAGACCGGCGAACTGGTGCTGGCGCTGCGCGAGCCCTCCGGACGGCTGCGCCCGGACGTGCGCCGCGCGGTCTTCGAGGTGCCGCCGTGGGCCCCGGTGCCGGAGGTGCTGGCCCCGGCGCTGGCCGGCCACGGCACCGACAGCACGGCCGCCTTCCCCTACACCATCGAGCGCGCCCTGCACTTCTCCAACGGCGGCGGCATCTACCTGGCCGTGCCGCTCGGCGGGGAGCAGCGGGTCATCCTCAAGGAGGCCCGTCCGCACGCCGGACTCGACCAGCGCGGCGAGGACGCGGTGTGCCGCCTCGGCCGCGAGCGGGACATCCTGCGGCGGCTGCGCGGCGTGGACGCCGTCCCCGAGGAGCTGGGCCACCTCACCGCCTGGGAGCACGACTTCCTGGTGCAGGAGTACATCGAGGGCGTCCCGCTGAACCTCTGGTTCGGGCAGCGGTACCCGCTGGTCCACCCCGACACCGACGAGCACACGGTGGCCGCCTACCGCGAGGAGGCACTGCGGGTGATGGCGGCCGTCGAGGAGGGGCTGCGGGCCATCCACGCCCGGGGCGTGGTCTTCGGCGACCTCCACCCGCGCAACCTGATCGTCCGCCCGGACGGCCGGGTGGCCTTCATCGACTTCGAACTGGCCTCCCCCGCCGACGAGTTCCTCCGTCCGGCGCTGGGAGCGGCCGGCTTCGCCGCCCCGGCCGACGTCACCGGCTACGCCGTGGACGAGTACGCGCTGGCCGCGCTGCGGCTGTGGATCTTCCTGCCGCTGGTGCCGCTGATCGCGCTGGACCCGGGCAAGGCGCCCGAGCTCGCCCGGGCCGCGCGCCGACGCTTCGGCCTGACCACGGAGCCGGGCGCCCCGGCGGATCCGGCGTCAGGCCGACAGCCGGAGCGGTCCGCCCGGCTGGAGCTGCTGCTGGACGGCGATCCGGCGAGCTGGCCGCACCTGCGCGACTCGCTGGCCGCCGCCATCACCGCCAGCGCCACCCCGGAACGCGCCGACCGGCTGTTCCCCGGCGATCCCGGCCAGTTCACCCACAGCCCGCTGGGCCTGGCCTACGGCGCGGCCGGGGTCTTGTACGCCCTGTCCGTGGCGGGCGCCGGGGCGGATCCGGAGCATGTGCAGTGGCTGGTGGACGCCGTCGGGCGGGAGCGCGCGCGGCCCGGTCTGTACCTCGGCTCGCACGGCGTCGCCTACGCCCTGGACCTGCTGGGGCGCGGCAAGGAGGCGCTGAACCTGCTGGACCAGCTGCTGGACCGGGTGGCGGAGGACCCGGGCAGCGATCTGGCCGGCGGCCTGCCCGGAGTCGGGCTGACCCTGCTGCACTTCGCCGGGAGCACCGGCGAGCGCGGGCTGCTGGACGCCGCCACGGACGTCGCCGACCGGCTGGGCGGCGGCCCGCCGCCCACGGCCGGCGGCCGGGCGGCGGCGGGACTGATGCGCGGCGGCAGCGGCGCGGCCCTGTTCTTCCTGCGGCTGTTCGAGCGCACCGGCGACACCGGCCTGCTCGACCTGGCCCGGGAGGCGCTCGACCGCGACCTGGCCCGCTGCGTGGTCGCCGAGGACGGCACGCTCCAGGTGGACGAGGGCGCACGGGTGCTGCCCTACCTGGAGTCCGGCAGCGCCGGGATCGGCGCGGTGCTGCACGACTACCTGGCGTACCGTCCCGAGGAGCCCTGGCGGCAGAGCCTGGAGCAGATCCGGCGGGCCGCCGAGCCCGAGTTCGTGGTCCAGTCCGGGCTGTTCAACGGCCGCGCGGGGCTGATCGCCCACCTGGCCCAGCTGCAGGACGGCACCGCCCGGCACCGGTCGGTGATCCGCCGTCACATTCAGCGGCTGACCTGGCACATGGTGCCCTACCAGGGCCATGTCGCCTTCCCCGGAGAGCAGTTGCTGCGACTGTCGATGGACCTGGCCACCGGTTCGGCCGGGGTGCTGCTGGGCGTCGGCGCCGCACTGGCGGACGTCCCCGCGCTGCCCTTCTGGACGCCCTCCCCCGCGGCCCGCTGA
- a CDS encoding thioesterase II family protein, whose translation MTSGSGGRWITGRYAVGQPRVRLICVPQAGAGAGAFSGWRKHLPDGVEMAPVELPGRGTRYGEPMPDGVDALADALFEGLLPELDPPYLLFGHSLGGALAYEASRRIQQAGLPAPLATLVSGSRAPQTPSLRTMSAAADDALLAWVLRNGGLPEELLEYPGFVEEIIRAVRADLRYAEEYLVPEPAALGWPLHVFGGTEDEITPPEQLPRWQRCAAGEFGVTMLPGGHGFPHADPEAMLAAVRAVPAVRAVLPQPPLP comes from the coding sequence ATGACTTCTGGCTCGGGCGGTCGTTGGATCACCGGTCGGTACGCCGTCGGGCAGCCGCGGGTACGGCTGATCTGCGTACCGCAGGCGGGGGCCGGGGCCGGGGCGTTCTCCGGCTGGCGCAAGCACCTCCCGGACGGCGTGGAGATGGCCCCGGTCGAACTGCCCGGACGCGGCACCCGCTACGGCGAGCCCATGCCGGACGGCGTGGACGCGCTTGCCGACGCCCTGTTCGAGGGGCTGCTGCCGGAACTGGACCCGCCCTACCTGCTGTTCGGCCACAGCCTGGGCGGCGCGCTCGCCTACGAGGCCTCCCGGCGGATCCAGCAGGCCGGGCTGCCCGCCCCGCTGGCCACCCTGGTCTCCGGCTCCCGCGCGCCGCAGACGCCCTCGCTGCGCACCATGTCCGCCGCCGCCGACGACGCCCTGCTGGCGTGGGTGCTGCGCAACGGCGGCCTGCCGGAGGAGCTGCTGGAGTACCCGGGCTTCGTCGAGGAGATCATCCGGGCCGTGCGCGCCGACCTGCGCTACGCCGAGGAGTACCTGGTGCCCGAACCGGCGGCGCTCGGCTGGCCACTGCACGTCTTCGGCGGCACCGAGGACGAGATCACCCCGCCCGAGCAGCTGCCGCGCTGGCAGCGCTGCGCCGCAGGGGAGTTCGGCGTCACCATGCTGCCCGGCGGCCACGGCTTCCCGCACGCGGACCCGGAGGCCATGCTCGCCGCCGTCCGCGCCGTGCCCGCCGTCCGCGCCGTGCTGCCCCAGCCGCCGCTGCCCTAG
- a CDS encoding DUF6011 domain-containing protein: protein MTFDEVPLPGTQPLDTGVRLVRCSRCHRELSDAESRLYALGPGCRHPTPPTPRGWDVEQDQLPGVG from the coding sequence GTGACCTTCGACGAGGTGCCGCTGCCCGGAACCCAGCCGCTGGACACCGGGGTCCGCCTGGTGCGCTGCTCCCGCTGCCACCGCGAGCTGAGCGACGCCGAGTCCCGGCTGTACGCACTGGGGCCCGGCTGCCGCCACCCGACGCCGCCGACCCCGCGCGGCTGGGACGTGGAGCAGGATCAGCTCCCCGGCGTCGGCTGA
- a CDS encoding ABC transporter ATP-binding protein, translating into MRRTDPPPPPGRRRWEPVRRLLRDGLRRNRRAVLLLTLWTLLSAAPALVCGKALAYAVDRGFLGRQPAAAAEWLGVFAAVTVAGAWAGRQTYPWLAEIVEPMRDALLRDVVGGTLRRAADRAAPRTHADAVVVAQLTRQVEAVRDSVAGQLMIVWQFTLTAAAVIGGTAALAPAVVPLIALPLVAALCLFAALMPTMVRRQRAAFLAEERLSRVAVDTLEALRDLVAWGAGERSEAEALRAVEAQAAAARSLAWAAAVRRLVVALGAHVPLLLILLAAPALVRHGLSAGAVVGVLSYAVSTLEPALRLLVQGVGASCLRLGVAAERLAEAARPPAVRAEPEGTARPADGSLRLRHVSFAYGPQAEPVLRDLGLFLAPGEHLAVVGPSGIGKSTLADILAGITAPDRGSVRLGGVPLPRIPARELHRARVLLPQEGYVFAGTLRENLRYLAPGAADRALAEAAERLGLGATLARLGGLDSPVDPAGLSAGEKQLIALARAYVSTARLVILDEATCHLDAAAEARAEDAFHDRPGTVVTVAHRISSARRADRILLLDGGPPRIGTHAELLAGAPLYAELVGHWEAVPAARPGR; encoded by the coding sequence ATGCGCCGCACCGACCCGCCCCCGCCGCCGGGCCGCCGCCGCTGGGAGCCGGTGCGGCGGCTGCTCCGGGACGGGCTGCGCCGCAACCGCCGCGCGGTGCTGCTGCTCACGCTGTGGACGCTGCTGTCCGCCGCGCCCGCGCTGGTCTGCGGCAAGGCCCTGGCGTACGCGGTGGACCGGGGCTTCCTGGGTCGGCAGCCCGCCGCGGCGGCCGAGTGGCTGGGCGTGTTCGCCGCGGTGACCGTGGCCGGGGCGTGGGCTGGACGGCAGACCTACCCCTGGCTGGCCGAGATCGTCGAGCCCATGCGCGACGCGCTGCTGCGGGACGTGGTCGGCGGGACGCTGCGCCGCGCCGCCGACCGGGCGGCCCCGCGCACCCACGCCGACGCGGTGGTGGTCGCCCAACTGACCCGGCAGGTCGAGGCGGTGCGCGATTCGGTGGCCGGACAGCTGATGATCGTCTGGCAGTTCACCCTGACCGCCGCCGCCGTGATCGGCGGCACCGCGGCGCTGGCCCCGGCCGTGGTGCCGCTGATCGCGCTGCCGCTGGTGGCGGCGCTGTGCCTGTTCGCGGCGCTGATGCCGACCATGGTCCGGCGCCAGCGTGCCGCCTTCCTGGCCGAGGAGCGGCTCTCCCGGGTGGCCGTGGACACCCTGGAGGCGCTGCGCGACCTGGTCGCCTGGGGCGCTGGGGAGCGCAGCGAGGCGGAGGCGCTGCGCGCGGTCGAGGCGCAGGCCGCCGCGGCCCGGTCGCTGGCCTGGGCCGCCGCCGTGCGCCGGCTCGTGGTCGCCCTCGGCGCGCACGTGCCGCTGCTGCTGATCCTGCTGGCCGCTCCGGCGCTGGTGCGGCACGGGCTGAGCGCGGGCGCCGTCGTCGGCGTGCTGTCCTACGCGGTGAGCACGCTGGAACCGGCGCTGCGGCTGCTGGTGCAGGGCGTGGGGGCGTCCTGCCTGCGGTTGGGCGTCGCCGCCGAGCGGCTGGCCGAGGCCGCGCGGCCGCCCGCCGTCCGGGCCGAACCGGAGGGCACGGCCCGCCCGGCGGACGGCTCGCTGCGGCTGCGGCACGTCAGCTTCGCCTACGGGCCGCAGGCCGAGCCGGTGCTGCGCGACCTCGGCCTGTTCCTGGCCCCCGGCGAGCACCTGGCCGTGGTGGGGCCCTCCGGCATCGGCAAGTCCACCCTGGCCGACATCCTGGCCGGGATCACCGCGCCGGACCGGGGCAGCGTCCGACTCGGCGGGGTGCCGCTGCCCCGGATCCCGGCCCGGGAGCTGCACCGGGCCCGGGTGCTGCTGCCGCAGGAGGGCTACGTCTTCGCCGGGACGCTGCGGGAGAACCTGCGCTACCTCGCCCCGGGCGCCGCCGACCGGGCGCTGGCCGAGGCCGCCGAGCGCCTCGGGCTGGGCGCCACGCTGGCCCGACTGGGCGGGCTGGACTCCCCGGTCGACCCGGCCGGGCTCTCCGCGGGCGAGAAGCAGCTGATCGCTCTGGCCCGGGCCTACGTCTCGACGGCCCGGCTGGTGATCCTGGACGAGGCCACCTGCCATCTGGACGCGGCCGCCGAGGCCCGCGCCGAGGACGCCTTCCACGACCGCCCCGGCACGGTCGTCACGGTGGCCCACCGGATCAGCTCGGCCCGCCGGGCCGATCGCATCCTACTGCTGGACGGCGGCCCACCGCGGATCGGCACGCACGCCGAGCTGCTGGCCGGGGCGCCGCTGTACGCGGAGCTGGTCGGCCACTGGGAGGCGGTCCCGGCCGCCCGCCCGGGCCGCTGA
- a CDS encoding SHOCT domain-containing protein, with product MTNYPLLDIFWTMLELFLWILWFFLLFKVLADIFRSHDMSGWGKAGWIVLVIILPFLGVLLYVIFRGRSMGQRDLEQAQKADAAFKQYVRDAAGPSAAGAAGHVDELARLADLKASGAITEQEFQRAKDKLLN from the coding sequence ATGACGAACTATCCGTTGCTGGACATCTTCTGGACCATGCTCGAGCTGTTCCTGTGGATCCTGTGGTTCTTCCTGCTCTTCAAGGTGCTCGCGGACATCTTCCGCAGCCACGACATGAGCGGCTGGGGCAAGGCGGGCTGGATCGTGCTGGTGATCATCCTGCCGTTCCTGGGCGTGCTGCTGTACGTCATCTTCCGTGGCCGCTCCATGGGCCAGCGCGACCTGGAGCAGGCCCAGAAGGCCGACGCGGCGTTCAAGCAGTACGTCCGGGACGCCGCGGGGCCCTCAGCCGCCGGGGCGGCCGGCCACGTCGACGAACTGGCCCGGCTGGCCGATCTCAAGGCGTCCGGGGCCATCACCGAGCAGGAGTTCCAGCGGGCCAAGGACAAGCTGCTCAACTGA